The Streptomyces seoulensis genome contains a region encoding:
- a CDS encoding RNA polymerase sigma factor has product MQGDDAELTAAVRAAQAGDETAFRTVYRAVHPRMLGYVRTLVGDLDAEDVTSEAWLQIARDLDRFDGDADRFRGWAARIARNRALDHIRMRGRRPLIGGDETELTGRAAESDTAGEAMEALSTDGTLSLIARLPQDQAEAVVLRVVVGLDAKTAAETLGKRAGAVRTAAHRGLKRLAELLGADQESAGGLDALPPQRTPRGGAVRSVSVTHTRTRTQKDM; this is encoded by the coding sequence GTGCAGGGGGACGACGCGGAGTTGACGGCCGCGGTGCGCGCGGCCCAGGCGGGGGACGAGACCGCGTTCCGCACGGTGTACCGCGCGGTGCATCCACGCATGCTCGGCTATGTACGCACGCTGGTCGGTGACTTGGACGCCGAGGACGTCACGTCCGAGGCGTGGCTGCAGATCGCGCGCGACCTCGACCGGTTCGACGGCGACGCCGACCGGTTCCGGGGCTGGGCCGCGCGGATAGCCCGCAACCGCGCCCTGGACCACATACGCATGCGCGGCCGCCGCCCCCTGATAGGCGGCGACGAGACCGAACTGACCGGCCGGGCGGCCGAGTCGGACACCGCCGGTGAGGCCATGGAGGCCCTGAGCACCGACGGCACCCTCTCGCTCATCGCCCGGCTCCCGCAGGACCAGGCCGAGGCCGTCGTGCTGCGCGTGGTGGTCGGGCTGGACGCCAAGACCGCCGCCGAGACGCTCGGCAAGCGCGCGGGCGCCGTCCGCACCGCCGCGCACCGGGGTCTGAAGCGGCTCGCCGAACTGCTCGGCGCCGACCAGGAATCGGCGGGAGGGCTCGACGCGCTCCCGCCTCAGCGAACGCCGCGCGGTGGCGCGGTGAGGTCCGTGAGTGTGACGCATACGCGTACGCGGACGCAGAAGGACATGTGA
- a CDS encoding DUF4328 domain-containing protein, whose product MICASCHSTEAVTGETRCARCAPADSFAPFVPPGPPLRSPVGLGRATAVLLGLVAVGDVAALWVDWRLPSDLTVAVVSGTQVALLVATAVVYLCWLWRVRHNADVFDGSSQSLGRWWAIAGWFVPIVNFWFPRRIVLEAWDASAPQGRPAGHALVNLWWTLWVADLLADRLLRGGGGVGALALADSLDLLAAVLAAVVVLKLTRMQHEKALGGPLLPSAALG is encoded by the coding sequence ATGATCTGCGCCAGTTGCCACAGCACCGAGGCCGTCACCGGGGAGACGCGGTGCGCCCGCTGCGCGCCGGCCGACTCCTTCGCGCCCTTCGTGCCGCCGGGGCCGCCGCTGCGTTCGCCGGTCGGGCTGGGGCGGGCCACGGCCGTGCTGCTCGGGCTGGTCGCGGTCGGTGACGTGGCCGCGCTCTGGGTCGACTGGCGGCTGCCGTCCGACCTGACCGTGGCGGTCGTCAGCGGCACGCAGGTGGCCCTGCTGGTCGCCACCGCGGTCGTGTACCTGTGCTGGCTGTGGCGGGTGCGGCACAACGCCGACGTGTTCGACGGGAGTTCGCAGAGTCTGGGGCGCTGGTGGGCGATCGCCGGCTGGTTCGTCCCCATCGTGAACTTCTGGTTCCCGCGCCGGATCGTCCTCGAGGCATGGGACGCCAGCGCACCGCAGGGCCGGCCGGCCGGGCACGCGCTGGTCAACCTGTGGTGGACGCTGTGGGTGGCCGATCTGCTCGCCGACCGGTTGCTGCGCGGCGGGGGCGGGGTGGGGGCGCTCGCCCTGGCCGACTCCCTCGACCTTCTCGCCGCGGTCCTCGCCGCCGTGGTCGTCCTGAAGCTGACCCGGATGCAGCACGAGAAGGCGCTTGGGGGGCCGTTGCTGCCGAGCGCCGCTCTTGGCTGA
- a CDS encoding beta-N-acetylhexosaminidase has product MAAAVVGTVVTGVGVGVWASSGGGGSGGGSDAGAVGASRQADPPTPSPSRSYPMSQAPKTIPAVRDHTSARGPGWKPRDGARVVVTDPALADEGKLIAGELGLDYGGEKNDTRAGDVRLGLGGSGNPESYTMTVRDGRVDITGPADAGVFYGTRTLKQEVHGGGTAPEGVVKDEPAKPSRGFMLDIARKPFSETWIEDRIRELGDLKYNELGLHFSDDQAFRIQSTSHPEIVSKDHLTKAQVKKIVDLAAARHIQIVPEIDSPGHLGAVIAAHPDLQLRNVNGKATRGAIDISKPESAKIVDDLLDEYADLFPGDKWNLGGDEYQALVVSDPEASYPQLAAAARDAYGANGNVADLTTGWLNGRADTIRAHDRTMRAWNDGFLRDSTIQPAKDIQVAYWTGKEIGARPPVDYLSAGREVYNYNDEYLYYVLGEPNDFTYPTGQRIYQQWTPRVIRGTSAVPARYDGQIPGGSFAVWCDFPNAQTESQVASGIRMPLRATVQKLWDSGQPPLSWPQFKELSNKLG; this is encoded by the coding sequence ATGGCCGCCGCGGTCGTCGGGACCGTGGTGACCGGGGTGGGCGTCGGAGTGTGGGCATCATCCGGAGGCGGTGGTTCCGGTGGAGGCTCGGACGCGGGCGCGGTCGGTGCCTCCCGGCAGGCCGACCCGCCGACCCCGTCGCCGAGCCGCTCGTACCCGATGTCCCAGGCGCCGAAGACGATCCCGGCCGTGCGCGACCACACGTCGGCGCGCGGGCCCGGCTGGAAGCCGCGGGACGGCGCACGGGTGGTGGTGACCGACCCGGCGCTGGCCGACGAGGGCAAGCTCATAGCCGGTGAGCTGGGCCTCGACTACGGCGGCGAGAAGAACGACACCCGGGCCGGCGACGTCCGGCTCGGCCTGGGCGGGAGCGGCAACCCGGAGTCGTACACCATGACCGTGCGCGACGGCCGCGTCGACATCACGGGGCCCGCCGACGCGGGCGTCTTCTACGGCACCCGGACCCTGAAACAAGAGGTCCACGGCGGCGGCACCGCCCCCGAGGGCGTCGTCAAGGACGAGCCCGCCAAGCCCTCGCGCGGCTTCATGCTGGACATCGCGCGCAAACCGTTCTCCGAGACCTGGATCGAGGACCGGATACGCGAGCTGGGCGACCTGAAGTACAACGAGCTGGGCCTGCACTTCTCCGACGACCAGGCGTTCCGCATCCAGTCCACCAGCCACCCCGAGATCGTCTCCAAGGACCACCTCACCAAGGCGCAGGTCAAGAAGATCGTCGACCTGGCCGCCGCCCGGCACATCCAGATCGTGCCCGAGATCGACTCGCCGGGGCACCTGGGCGCCGTCATCGCCGCCCACCCCGATCTCCAGCTCCGCAACGTCAACGGCAAGGCCACGCGCGGCGCGATCGACATCTCCAAGCCCGAGTCCGCGAAGATCGTCGACGATCTGCTCGACGAGTACGCGGACCTCTTCCCGGGCGACAAGTGGAACCTGGGCGGCGACGAGTACCAGGCGCTGGTCGTCTCCGACCCCGAGGCGTCCTACCCGCAGCTCGCCGCGGCCGCCCGTGACGCCTACGGCGCGAACGGCAACGTCGCCGACCTCACCACCGGCTGGCTGAACGGCCGAGCGGACACCATCCGGGCCCACGACCGCACCATGCGGGCGTGGAACGACGGCTTCCTGCGCGACTCCACGATCCAGCCCGCCAAGGACATCCAGGTCGCCTACTGGACCGGCAAGGAGATCGGCGCCCGGCCCCCGGTGGACTACCTGAGCGCGGGCCGCGAGGTCTACAACTACAACGACGAGTACCTGTACTACGTCCTCGGCGAGCCGAACGACTTCACCTACCCGACCGGCCAGCGGATCTACCAGCAGTGGACCCCGCGCGTGATCCGGGGCACGAGCGCGGTCCCGGCGCGGTACGACGGTCAGATCCCCGGCGGTTCCTTCGCCGTGTGGTGCGACTTCCCGAATGCGCAGACCGAGAGCCAGGTCGCGTCCGGCATCCGGATGCCGCTGCGGGCCACGGTGCAGAAGCTCTGGGACTCGGGTCAACCACCGCTGTCCTGGCCGCAGTTCAAGGAGCTGTCGAACAAGCTGGGCTGA
- a CDS encoding 2-oxo-4-hydroxy-4-carboxy-5-ureidoimidazoline decarboxylase, producing the protein MPHPVTRGPTLPAHRSPYLPTPLDAFNLAPAEEARALLLRCLRNARWAHRLAEHRPYPDLGALLAAADEAAYDLRPVDLADALASESLPELPEDTYSAAHTALSAAHAAYEARFGHVFVIAPGGATPEEALDRVLEGIRSRLANDPEDERVVAAEELRGLARHRLAAHLGSMGTRATSHYAPRPGV; encoded by the coding sequence ATGCCGCATCCAGTGACGCGAGGACCCACGCTGCCTGCGCACCGTTCGCCGTATCTCCCCACCCCGCTGGACGCCTTCAATCTGGCGCCTGCCGAGGAGGCCCGCGCGCTGCTCCTGCGCTGTCTGCGCAACGCCCGCTGGGCGCACCGGCTCGCCGAGCACCGCCCCTATCCCGACCTGGGCGCCCTGCTGGCGGCGGCGGACGAGGCGGCCTACGACCTGCGGCCCGTCGACCTGGCCGACGCCCTGGCGAGCGAGTCCCTGCCCGAGCTGCCCGAGGACACCTACTCGGCGGCCCACACGGCCCTGAGCGCGGCACACGCCGCCTACGAGGCCCGCTTCGGCCATGTGTTCGTCATCGCGCCGGGCGGCGCCACCCCCGAGGAAGCACTCGACCGCGTCCTGGAAGGCATCCGGTCACGATTGGCGAACGATCCCGAGGACGAGCGGGTGGTCGCCGCCGAGGAACTCCGGGGTCTGGCCAGGCACCGCCTCGCGGCCCATCTGGGCTCCATGGGCACCCGCGCGACCAGCCACTACGCGCCCCGGCCGGGCGTATAG
- the sdhC gene encoding succinate dehydrogenase, cytochrome b556 subunit, whose translation MPAGTLYRGREGMWSWVAHRVTGVLIFFFLFVHVLDTALVRVSPEDYDKVVATYKTPIVALLEYGLVAAILFHALNGLRVIAVDFWSKGPRYQKQMLWSVLGVWIILMAGALYPVLGHAARVLFGS comes from the coding sequence GTGCCGGCTGGAACGCTGTACCGCGGCCGGGAAGGTATGTGGTCCTGGGTGGCTCATCGAGTCACCGGCGTCCTCATCTTCTTCTTCCTGTTCGTTCACGTGCTGGACACCGCCCTCGTGCGTGTCTCCCCCGAGGACTACGACAAGGTCGTAGCCACGTACAAGACCCCGATCGTCGCGCTGCTGGAGTACGGCCTCGTGGCCGCAATCCTCTTCCACGCGCTCAACGGTCTGCGCGTCATCGCCGTCGACTTCTGGTCGAAGGGCCCGCGCTACCAGAAGCAGATGCTGTGGAGCGTCCTCGGCGTCTGGATCATCCTGATGGCCGGTGCCCTGTACCCGGTCCTCGGCCACGCCGCTCGTGTCCTGTTCGGGAGCTGA
- a CDS encoding succinate dehydrogenase hydrophobic membrane anchor subunit has translation MSTSEINLTGSSADAAEDAYALSLDAPRARTRTKKTPKSTRGNFEMAAWLFMRLSGVVLVVLVLGHLLIQLVLDGGVSKIGFAFVAGRWASPFWQVWDLLMLWLAMLHGANGLRTVINDYAERVNTRLWLKGLLYTATVFTILLGTLVIFTFDPNIR, from the coding sequence ATGTCCACCTCTGAGATCAACCTGACGGGCTCCTCCGCGGACGCCGCCGAGGACGCCTACGCGCTGTCCCTCGACGCGCCCCGCGCGCGCACCCGCACCAAGAAGACCCCGAAGTCCACGCGGGGCAACTTCGAGATGGCCGCCTGGCTCTTCATGCGCCTGTCCGGCGTCGTGCTGGTCGTCCTGGTCCTCGGCCACCTGCTGATCCAGCTCGTGCTGGACGGCGGCGTCTCCAAGATCGGCTTCGCCTTCGTGGCCGGCCGCTGGGCGTCCCCGTTCTGGCAGGTCTGGGACCTGCTGATGCTGTGGCTGGCGATGCTCCACGGCGCCAACGGCCTGCGCACGGTCATCAACGACTACGCGGAGCGCGTGAACACCCGCCTGTGGCTCAAGGGCCTGCTCTACACGGCCACGGTGTTCACCATCCTGCTGGGCACGCTGGTGATCTTCACCTTCGACCCGAACATCCGCTAG
- the sdhA gene encoding succinate dehydrogenase flavoprotein subunit: protein MKIHKYDTVIVGAGGAGMRAAIESTKRSRTAVLTKLYPTRSHTGAAQGGMAAALANVEEDNWEWHTFDTVKGGDYLVDQDAAEILAKEAIDAVLDLEKMGLPFNRTPNGTIDQRRFGGHSRNHGEAPVRRSCYAADRTGHMILQTLYQNCVKEGVEFFNEFYVLDQLITEVDGVKTSSGVIAYELATGEIHVFQAKSVIYASGGTGKFFKVTSNAHTLTGDGQAACFRRGIPLEDMEFFQFHPTGIWRMGILLTEGARGEGGILRNKDGERFMEKYAPVMKDLASRDVVSRSIYTEIREGRGCGPEGDHVYLDLTHLPPEQLDAKLPDITEFARTYLGIEPYTDPIPIQPTAHYAMGGIPTNVEGEVLSDNTTVVPGLYAAGEVACVSVHGANRLGTNSLLDINVFGRRAGIAAADYAHTVDFVELPENPEAMVVAQIERLRDATGTERVADIRRELQETMDANVMVFRTEQTIKTAVEKIAELRERYLNVSIQDKGKRFNTDLLEAIELGNLLELAEVMAISALARKESRGGHYREDYPNRDDVNFMRHTMAYREVGDDGSETVRLDYKPVVQTRYQPMERKY from the coding sequence ATGAAGATCCACAAGTACGACACCGTCATCGTCGGCGCCGGTGGCGCGGGCATGCGCGCGGCCATCGAGTCCACGAAGCGCAGCCGCACCGCCGTGCTGACCAAGCTCTACCCCACCCGCTCCCACACGGGCGCCGCGCAGGGCGGCATGGCCGCCGCGCTGGCGAACGTGGAGGAGGACAACTGGGAGTGGCACACCTTCGACACGGTCAAGGGCGGTGACTACCTGGTCGACCAGGACGCCGCCGAGATCCTGGCGAAGGAGGCCATCGACGCGGTCCTCGACCTGGAGAAGATGGGCCTGCCGTTCAACCGGACACCCAACGGCACCATCGACCAGCGGCGCTTCGGCGGTCACTCCCGCAACCACGGCGAGGCCCCGGTCCGCCGGTCCTGCTACGCGGCCGACCGCACCGGCCACATGATCCTCCAGACGCTGTACCAGAACTGCGTCAAGGAGGGCGTGGAGTTCTTCAACGAGTTCTACGTGCTGGACCAGCTCATCACCGAGGTCGACGGCGTCAAGACGTCCTCCGGTGTGATCGCGTACGAGCTGGCCACCGGCGAGATCCACGTCTTCCAGGCGAAGTCCGTGATCTACGCGTCCGGCGGCACCGGCAAGTTCTTCAAGGTGACCTCCAACGCGCACACCCTGACCGGTGACGGCCAGGCCGCGTGCTTCCGCCGGGGCATCCCGCTGGAGGACATGGAGTTCTTCCAGTTCCACCCGACCGGCATCTGGCGCATGGGCATCCTGCTGACGGAGGGCGCCCGCGGTGAGGGCGGCATCCTCCGCAACAAGGACGGCGAGCGCTTCATGGAGAAGTACGCGCCGGTCATGAAGGACCTCGCGTCCCGTGACGTCGTCTCGCGCTCCATCTACACGGAGATCCGTGAGGGCCGCGGCTGCGGTCCCGAGGGCGACCACGTCTACCTCGACCTCACGCACCTCCCGCCGGAGCAGCTCGACGCCAAGCTGCCCGACATCACGGAGTTCGCGCGGACCTACCTCGGTATCGAGCCCTACACGGACCCGATCCCGATCCAGCCCACCGCGCACTACGCCATGGGCGGCATCCCGACCAACGTCGAGGGTGAGGTCCTGTCGGACAACACCACCGTCGTGCCGGGTCTGTACGCGGCCGGCGAGGTCGCCTGTGTCTCCGTGCACGGCGCCAACCGCCTGGGCACCAACTCGCTGCTGGACATCAACGTGTTCGGCCGCCGCGCGGGCATCGCCGCCGCCGACTACGCCCACACCGTGGACTTCGTCGAGCTGCCGGAGAACCCCGAGGCGATGGTCGTCGCGCAGATCGAGCGACTGCGGGACGCCACGGGCACCGAGCGGGTGGCCGACATCCGCCGGGAGCTGCAGGAGACCATGGACGCCAACGTCATGGTGTTCCGCACCGAGCAGACGATCAAGACGGCGGTCGAGAAGATCGCCGAGCTGCGCGAGCGGTACCTCAACGTGTCGATCCAGGACAAGGGCAAGCGGTTCAACACCGACCTGCTGGAGGCCATCGAGCTGGGCAACCTGCTGGAGCTGGCCGAGGTCATGGCAATCTCCGCACTGGCCCGCAAGGAGTCCCGCGGCGGTCACTACCGCGAGGACTACCCGAACCGCGACGACGTCAACTTCATGCGCCACACGATGGCGTACCGCGAGGTGGGCGACGACGGCTCGGAGACCGTGCGTCTCGACTACAAGCCGGTCGTCCAGACCCGCTACCAGCCGATGGAGCGTAAGTACTGA
- a CDS encoding succinate dehydrogenase iron-sulfur subunit: MATPVLDKVEADSAASPYITVTLRIRRFNPEVSAEVHWEDFQLEMDPKERVLDGLNKIKWDLDGTLTFRRSCAHGICGSDAMRINGKNRLACKTLIKDVNPEKPITVEPIKGLTALKDLVVDMDPFFQAYRDVMPFLVTNDTNEPTRERLQSAEDRERFDDTTKCILCAACTSSCPVFWNDGQYFGPAAIVNAHRFIFDSRDDAGEQRLEILNDRDGVWRCRTTFNCTDACPRGIEVTKAIQEVKRALITRRF; the protein is encoded by the coding sequence ATGGCTACCCCTGTTCTGGACAAGGTGGAGGCGGACTCCGCGGCGTCCCCCTACATCACGGTCACCCTGCGCATCCGCCGGTTCAACCCGGAGGTCTCGGCGGAGGTCCACTGGGAAGACTTCCAGTTGGAGATGGACCCCAAGGAGCGCGTCCTCGACGGGCTCAACAAGATCAAGTGGGACCTCGACGGCACGCTGACCTTCCGCCGTTCCTGCGCCCACGGCATCTGCGGGTCCGACGCGATGCGGATCAACGGCAAGAACCGTCTGGCCTGCAAGACGCTGATCAAGGACGTCAACCCCGAGAAGCCGATCACGGTCGAGCCCATCAAGGGCCTGACCGCGCTCAAGGACCTCGTGGTCGACATGGACCCGTTCTTCCAGGCGTACCGGGACGTCATGCCGTTCCTGGTCACCAACGACACCAACGAGCCGACCCGTGAGCGGCTGCAGTCGGCGGAGGACCGCGAGCGCTTCGACGACACCACGAAGTGCATCCTGTGCGCCGCGTGCACCTCGTCGTGCCCGGTGTTCTGGAACGACGGCCAGTACTTCGGCCCGGCCGCGATCGTGAACGCGCACCGCTTCATCTTCGACTCGCGCGACGATGCCGGTGAGCAGCGCCTGGAGATCCTCAACGACCGCGACGGCGTGTGGCGCTGCCGCACGACCTTCAACTGCACGGACGCCTGCCCGCGCGGTATCGAGGTCACGAAGGCGATCCAGGAAGTCAAGCGCGCCCTGATCACGCGCCGCTTCTGA
- a CDS encoding Uma2 family endonuclease: protein MSAAAVEQPHGESALIAEANRLMERNPGYRVEIIGGQLLVSPPPDGPHGVAMTDVMLPFASAGLHGTESKIVAGIGLWLPTGADDYAIPDVSLVDSDYRDHYVGNNCYAPVCFRLVVEVTSSNYRTDLRTKVAAYAEAKVPVYVIVDRKHERLHVLSRPVGDTYESHRPHTPGELVVLPDSIGAKVTLDAAAIIEAGRPQRP, encoded by the coding sequence ATGTCCGCAGCAGCCGTCGAGCAGCCTCACGGCGAGAGCGCGCTGATCGCGGAAGCCAACCGGCTCATGGAACGTAATCCGGGCTACCGCGTCGAGATCATCGGAGGCCAGCTCCTCGTGTCCCCGCCTCCTGACGGTCCGCACGGTGTCGCCATGACCGATGTGATGCTGCCCTTCGCGTCCGCCGGTCTTCACGGAACCGAGTCCAAGATCGTGGCGGGCATCGGCCTCTGGCTGCCGACGGGCGCCGACGACTACGCGATCCCCGACGTCTCCCTGGTCGACAGCGACTACCGGGACCACTACGTGGGCAACAACTGCTACGCCCCCGTGTGCTTCCGCCTCGTCGTGGAGGTCACCTCCAGCAACTACCGCACCGACCTGCGCACCAAGGTCGCCGCCTACGCCGAGGCGAAGGTTCCGGTGTACGTCATCGTGGACCGGAAGCACGAACGACTGCACGTGCTCTCCCGCCCCGTGGGGGACACCTACGAGAGCCATCGGCCCCACACCCCTGGCGAACTCGTCGTCCTCCCCGACTCCATCGGCGCGAAGGTAACCCTGGACGCGGCCGCGATCATCGAGGCGGGGCGCCCACAGCGTCCTTGA
- a CDS encoding VOC family protein: protein MSDDEAHELLGFDNAVLPVGDVGEAVGFYERAGFTVGFRFDEGGIALLRVGGETPGILLRFEEGLGHRPPSWPSPRLWLEVPDARAAARRMAEGGFEPLDEAMSTATGRTVEFADPWGNIFGFTDYTKRPELARRA from the coding sequence ATGTCAGACGACGAAGCGCATGAGCTGCTGGGGTTCGACAACGCGGTGCTGCCCGTAGGGGATGTCGGGGAGGCCGTCGGGTTCTACGAGCGGGCCGGTTTCACCGTGGGGTTCCGGTTCGACGAGGGCGGGATCGCGCTGCTGAGGGTGGGCGGGGAGACGCCCGGCATCCTGTTGCGGTTCGAGGAGGGGCTCGGGCACCGGCCGCCCTCCTGGCCCTCGCCACGCCTGTGGCTGGAGGTGCCGGACGCGCGGGCGGCGGCGCGGCGGATGGCGGAGGGCGGCTTCGAGCCGCTGGACGAGGCGATGTCGACGGCGACCGGGCGGACCGTCGAGTTCGCCGACCCCTGGGGCAACATCTTCGGCTTCACCGACTACACCAAGCGCCCCGAACTCGCCCGCAGGGCTTGA
- a CDS encoding thiol-disulfide oxidoreductase DCC family protein gives MSTVATAADRGVTSAPVRGLTVLYDAECALCTHLRDWLVRQSQLVPLELVPAGSAEARTRFPGIDPARTLEEVTVIGDSGQVYRGTAAWIVVLWALREHRPLAHRLSSPTGAVLARGAVLAAARYRGAQWGGRRTYSRADGWRYEPDAGWVYEPPSCADGACPTG, from the coding sequence GTGAGCACCGTGGCCACCGCGGCGGACCGGGGCGTCACGAGCGCCCCGGTCCGGGGGCTGACGGTCCTCTACGACGCCGAGTGCGCCCTCTGCACCCACCTGCGCGACTGGCTCGTGAGGCAGTCGCAGTTGGTGCCGCTGGAGCTGGTGCCCGCCGGGTCGGCCGAGGCCCGCACGCGGTTCCCCGGCATCGACCCCGCCCGCACCCTGGAGGAGGTCACCGTGATCGGGGACTCCGGCCAGGTGTACCGGGGCACGGCGGCCTGGATCGTCGTGCTGTGGGCGCTGCGCGAGCACCGCCCGCTGGCACACCGCCTCAGCTCGCCGACCGGCGCGGTGCTGGCGCGGGGGGCGGTGCTGGCGGCGGCCAGGTACCGGGGAGCGCAGTGGGGCGGGCGCAGGACGTACAGCCGGGCGGACGGCTGGCGGTACGAGCCCGACGCGGGCTGGGTGTACGAGCCCCCGTCCTGCGCCGACGGCGCCTGCCCCACTGGTTAG
- a CDS encoding TetR/AcrR family transcriptional regulator, translating into MPAKNDGPEAGPQSKSEQTRALILETAMRLFQENGYDKTTMRAIAKEAGVSVGNAYYYFAGKEHLIQGFYDRIAAEHQVAVRSVLDEESDLEARLAGVLTAWLDIAEPYHEFAVQFFKNAADPDSPLSPFSPESEHAREQAISVHREVLAGSKSKVSPELRDALPELMWLSQMGLVLYWVFDRTENRERSYRLARRGARLTSRGVALSRFRVLRPLVLEVHELFNDFLPGMTKALPAPRGRS; encoded by the coding sequence GTGCCCGCGAAGAACGACGGCCCCGAGGCCGGACCACAGAGCAAGTCGGAGCAGACCCGTGCGCTGATCCTCGAGACCGCGATGCGGCTGTTCCAGGAGAACGGCTACGACAAGACCACGATGCGGGCCATCGCCAAGGAGGCGGGAGTCTCCGTCGGCAACGCCTACTACTACTTCGCGGGCAAGGAGCACCTGATCCAGGGCTTCTACGACCGGATCGCCGCCGAGCACCAGGTGGCGGTCCGGTCGGTGCTGGACGAGGAGTCCGATCTGGAGGCCCGGCTCGCGGGCGTCCTGACCGCGTGGCTGGACATCGCCGAGCCGTACCACGAGTTCGCCGTGCAGTTCTTCAAGAACGCGGCCGACCCGGACAGCCCGCTCAGCCCCTTCTCACCGGAGAGCGAGCACGCCCGCGAGCAGGCGATCAGCGTGCACCGGGAGGTGCTGGCGGGCTCGAAGTCCAAGGTCTCCCCCGAGCTCCGGGACGCCCTGCCCGAACTGATGTGGCTCTCCCAGATGGGCCTGGTCCTGTACTGGGTCTTCGACCGTACGGAGAACCGTGAGCGCAGCTACCGCCTGGCGCGACGCGGCGCCCGCCTGACCTCGCGGGGCGTGGCCCTGTCCCGCTTCCGGGTCCTGCGCCCGCTGGTCCTGGAGGTCCACGAGCTCTTCAACGACTTCCTGCCGGGCATGACGAAGGCCCTCCCTGCGCCGCGCGGCCGAAGCTGA
- a CDS encoding hemerythrin domain-containing protein yields MAETQDVVELILLDHRRMEDLFRQMRSVEADRAGALKEFADLLVAHALAEEAEVYPALKRYRNIDDEEVEHGEHEHDEGNEALLNLLEVKEVGSEDWNSKLEELVEAITHHTDEEERTILNGARENVPMPRREELGAAFVADRDHRLKDEPGSVENLRRIVGSSD; encoded by the coding sequence ATGGCCGAGACCCAGGACGTCGTCGAACTCATCCTCCTTGACCACCGCCGTATGGAGGACCTGTTCCGGCAGATGCGCAGCGTCGAGGCCGACCGGGCCGGGGCGCTCAAGGAGTTCGCCGATCTGCTGGTGGCGCACGCGCTGGCGGAGGAGGCGGAGGTCTACCCCGCCCTGAAGCGGTACCGGAACATCGACGACGAAGAGGTCGAGCACGGCGAGCACGAGCACGACGAGGGGAACGAGGCCCTGCTGAACCTGCTGGAGGTGAAGGAGGTCGGCTCCGAGGACTGGAACTCCAAGCTGGAGGAGCTGGTGGAGGCCATCACCCACCACACCGACGAGGAGGAACGCACCATCCTCAACGGCGCCCGCGAGAACGTGCCGATGCCGCGTCGCGAGGAGCTGGGCGCGGCCTTCGTCGCGGACCGCGACCACCGCCTCAAGGACGAGCCGGGCTCGGTCGAGAACCTGCGCCGCATCGTCGGCTCCTCCGACTGA